The Synechococcus sp. CC9605 sequence TTGAGCGCCTGCTCTCGGACCAGCCGGAGCACTCTTTTGGGCAGGCTTCTGAGGTGCTGCAGGCCTTGGAGTCGGTTGTGTTGCCCGCGTCCGAGCCGGTCCCGGATCTCACTGTTGCGCCGCGAGCCAGACGGGCGAGGGACCGCGAGCAAGGCGCTGAGGGTCGCCTCTGGCCTGTTGTGGGAGTGCTTGCCCTGTCGGCGTTGGTGGGTTCCGCCATCGGCTGGTTTTTGTTCCCGCGCAGCTCCACCCCCGCCACGGCCCCCCGCACCACTCCTGATCGGGCAACTCAGCAGCCAGCCGTCAGCTTCCCGCAGGAGGAGCTGGATCAACACCAGCAATTGTTCAGTCGGCTTAGGGCTCTTCAGGTGGATCGCGGCTGGTTTCTTCAGCTGGTGGATGCCAGTCAACTCAGCTCGGAGTCGTTGGAAAACCGGTCGATACGAAGGGTTTGGGCCGGCATGGCAGAGCAATGGCTGCCCCGGATTGAGCAGCTAGCTCCGACAATCCGGCGCCGACTGGGTCGTCTCAGCGATGGGGACTGGCAGCCGCCGCGTGAGGCGCTGTTGAAACAGGGCGTTCATCCGCGGGTCGTCGAGCATCTGGTGAGTGCTGGAGCCCAGGATCTGCTGCTGGTCACCATGCGGGGCCGGAAACCCGCCGACCCCTTTCTTCAGCTCTGGATTGCAGCGGCGATTCAGAGCCTTGATGACGTTGAGATCGTGCGGCTCAAAGCGCGTCCGCTTGAACCCACCAACACGTCGTTGCCTATCCCCGCCGGTGGCGCGCGTTTAGTGCTGGTGGAGGCTCCAGCAGGTGATGCCGTGGCCCTGGGCATCAACGGCACAACGCTGATGCAGATGATGGTTTTCGGTGCCAACGGGCAGGTGGTGAAGGAGCGGGGTCCCCTGCGGGTGACTCGGATTGCTGCGGAAGCGGGCTCGCCGCTGCAGGTGTTGGTCACCAACGAAGGGGTTTCTTCGAGTCTGTTCACCCTGTCCTGTCGGGCAGATCCGCTCGATCAGTAGCGCTCCATCGCTGCTTTCACATCTTTCTTGGATTGCTTTTCCTTTTCAGCAGCGCGCTTATCGTGCAACTTCCGGCCTTTGCCCAGCCCGATGGTGAGCTTGATCCACGAACCCTTGAGCTGGAGGCTTAGCGGGATCAGCGTCAGTCCTTTCTGATCCACCAAGCCGCGAAACTTGTCGATCTCACGGCGGTGGGCCAGCAGTTTGCGGGTGCGCAGCGGGTCGTGGTTGAAGTAGTTGCCGGCGTGGGTGTGGGGTGAGATGTGCACGTTGTGCAATTGCAGTTCCCCATTGCGGATCAAGCAGAAGCCATCGCGCAGGTTGGCCTTGCCGTTGCGGATCGACTTCACCTCGGTCCCTACAAGCTCGATACCAGTTTCCAGGGTTTCGAGAATCTCGTACTGGTGACGGGCCTGACGGTTGTCCGCCAGCATCCGATTGGCGGCGGCCCGTGCCGCAGCAGCGGCCGCTTTTTTCGCTCCTCCCTTGGCCATGGCTGCGACTGCGTCTTCCGACCCTATCCAGGTCTGGGTACCCTGCCCGCATGGCGATTGTCTCCTCCAGCTCCGGTCGCAAGCCACCCCGCCGCCCCGAAGCGCTAATGGATCCTCAGCAGGCCCCTGAAGAGGTGGTGAGTCGGCCGGAAGACAAGCTTCGTCCCCAGCGCTTGGACGACTACATCGGTCAGAGCGAGCTCAAGCAGGTGCTAGGCATTGCAGTGCAAGCGGCACTTGGCCGCGGCGATGCCCTCGATCATGTGTTGCTCTATGGCCCGCCGGGTTTGGGCAAAACCACCATGGCCATGGTGTTGGCCGAAGAAATGGGGGTGCATTGCAAGGTCACCAGTGCACCGGCCTTGGAACGCCCGCGCGACATCGTTGGGTTGTTGGTCAACCTGCAGCCCCGTGATCTGCTGTTCATTGACGAGATTCATCGCCTGAGTCGGGTGGCGGAGGAGCTGCTCTATCCGGCGATGGAAGACCGTCGCCTCGATCTCACCGTGGGCAAGGGCAGCACAGCACGAACCCGTTCTCTTGATCTACCGCCGTTCACCCTGGTGGGGGCCACCACCCGCGCCGGATCGCTGAGCTCCCCGCTGAGGGACCGGTTTGGCCTGATCCAGCGGTTGGAGTTCTACGGCCAGGGCGACCTGGAAGCGATCGTCGAGCGCACAGCCGGGCTGATCGGGGTCACCCTCACACCGCAGGCCCGCAGCAGCATTGCGGCCTCCTGTCGCGGCACGCCACGGATCGCTAACCGGTTGCTACGTCGGGTGCGGGATGTGGCGAGTGTGCGAGGCGGTGGCGGTGGGGCCATCAATCAGGCCTTGGTGGGCGAGGCCCTGAGCCTGCACCGTGTGGATCATCGGGGCCTCGATGCAAGCGATCGGCGTTTGCTGCAGCTGCTGATCGACCACC is a genomic window containing:
- the smpB gene encoding SsrA-binding protein SmpB — protein: MAKGGAKKAAAAAARAAANRMLADNRQARHQYEILETLETGIELVGTEVKSIRNGKANLRDGFCLIRNGELQLHNVHISPHTHAGNYFNHDPLRTRKLLAHRREIDKFRGLVDQKGLTLIPLSLQLKGSWIKLTIGLGKGRKLHDKRAAEKEKQSKKDVKAAMERY
- the ruvB gene encoding Holliday junction branch migration DNA helicase RuvB; the encoded protein is MAIVSSSSGRKPPRRPEALMDPQQAPEEVVSRPEDKLRPQRLDDYIGQSELKQVLGIAVQAALGRGDALDHVLLYGPPGLGKTTMAMVLAEEMGVHCKVTSAPALERPRDIVGLLVNLQPRDLLFIDEIHRLSRVAEELLYPAMEDRRLDLTVGKGSTARTRSLDLPPFTLVGATTRAGSLSSPLRDRFGLIQRLEFYGQGDLEAIVERTAGLIGVTLTPQARSSIAASCRGTPRIANRLLRRVRDVASVRGGGGGAINQALVGEALSLHRVDHRGLDASDRRLLQLLIDHHGGGPVGLETLAAALGDDPVTLETVVEPFLMQQGLLMRTPRGRMVTDAARSHLAEAA
- a CDS encoding serine/threonine protein kinase, translated to MSGPGTVLVERYRLEERLSGPDPLRGSLWRAVDVMAGDLPVAMRQLQLPAAKARFKEVWPQLQSLLHPQLPRCRELLEVDGDLWLLRDWQDGVSYDDLLRQKRFGPAEVLTLLRQLLPVLELLHGGGLVHGDVNPGHLMSCRCDGLPVLLDGGRLQRQGAPEEAEGWGDLHDLGHTALMLLSGSASHEEGWPEGLELDSGFRQVLERLLSDQPEHSFGQASEVLQALESVVLPASEPVPDLTVAPRARRARDREQGAEGRLWPVVGVLALSALVGSAIGWFLFPRSSTPATAPRTTPDRATQQPAVSFPQEELDQHQQLFSRLRALQVDRGWFLQLVDASQLSSESLENRSIRRVWAGMAEQWLPRIEQLAPTIRRRLGRLSDGDWQPPREALLKQGVHPRVVEHLVSAGAQDLLLVTMRGRKPADPFLQLWIAAAIQSLDDVEIVRLKARPLEPTNTSLPIPAGGARLVLVEAPAGDAVALGINGTTLMQMMVFGANGQVVKERGPLRVTRIAAEAGSPLQVLVTNEGVSSSLFTLSCRADPLDQ